CAGCGTGTCGTCTTGGAACAGCCGCGGCGCGCCCGGGTGGAACTGCGCGAGCGGCGTCGCATAGGCCTCCTCACGCGCCCTGCGCATGCGTTCGGCCTTGTCCACATTGACCGAGGTTTGGATGTTCATGGACGGTTGCTCCAGGTTTTTCTCTTCGCCTCTCCCCGCGTGCGGGGAGAGGGAGACGTTCTACGCCGCAATCTTTACCGGCAGCGTCTCGTAGCCCTTGATAAAGCTCGAATAGACCCGCTTGGGCTCGCCGACCACGTCGATGTGATCGAAGCGCTTCAGGATCTCCTCCCAGATGATCTTCAACTGCAATTCGGCAAGCCGCAAGCCTACGCAGCGATGGATACCAAAGCCGAAGGAGAGATGCGTACGCGGCCGCGCGCGGTCAATGATGAAATCGTAAGGCTTTTCGATCGCCTCCTCGTCGCGGTTGCCCGAGACGTACCACATCACGACCTTGTCACCCTTTTTGATCTGCTTCCCGCGGAACTCGAAATCGACGAGCGCGGTGCGGCGCATATGCGCAAGCGGCGTCTGCCAGCGGATCACCTCGGGCACGAAGCTGTCGATCAGTGCGGGGTTCTCGCGCAGCTTGCGGTACTGCTCGGGATGCTGGCTCAGCGCGTAGATCGAACCCGACATGGTGTTGCGGGTGGTGTCGTTGCCGCCGACAATGAGCAGGATGAGGTTGCCGAGGAAGTTCTTGGCGTCCATGTGGCGCGTCGCATCGCCATGCGCCATCATCGACAGCAGATCGCTCTTCGGCGGCTGCTGGCTGCGCTCCTTCCAGAGCGCGGAGAAATATTGCGCACATTCGAGCAGCACGGCCTGCCGCTCGTCCTCCG
The DNA window shown above is from Bradyrhizobium sp. CB1650 and carries:
- a CDS encoding cytochrome P450, yielding MHGTIESTTKCDALRERALSLPLEQFDPGDPELFRTDTFWPYFDRLRKEEPVHYCKDSMFGPYWSVTRYNDIMEIETNHSVFSSAAMLGGITIRDVDPELRRESFISMDPPRHSAQRKTVAPMFTPTHLDELASNIRKRSAECLDNLPKGEVFDWVDRVSIELTTQMLAVLFDFPWEERRKLTHWSDVAMTIPGPDGLVPTEDERQAVLLECAQYFSALWKERSQQPPKSDLLSMMAHGDATRHMDAKNFLGNLILLIVGGNDTTRNTMSGSIYALSQHPEQYRKLRENPALIDSFVPEVIRWQTPLAHMRRTALVDFEFRGKQIKKGDKVVMWYVSGNRDEEAIEKPYDFIIDRARPRTHLSFGFGIHRCVGLRLAELQLKIIWEEILKRFDHIDVVGEPKRVYSSFIKGYETLPVKIAA